A genomic stretch from Streptomyces venezuelae ATCC 10712 includes:
- a CDS encoding DUF5670 family protein, protein MVPLLLVLLLALLLFGVGFAVKALWWIAVIVLVVWLLGFVARPKGGSARWYRW, encoded by the coding sequence ATGGTCCCGCTGCTTCTTGTTCTTCTGCTCGCCCTGCTGCTCTTCGGCGTCGGCTTCGCCGTCAAGGCGCTCTGGTGGATCGCCGTCATCGTGCTCGTAGTGTGGCTGCTGGGCTTCGTCGCCCGGCCGAAGGGCGGCTCGGCCCGCTGGTATCGCTGGTAG
- a CDS encoding PP2C family protein-serine/threonine phosphatase, with product MPVENDTLGSVLADVLASSHRLALPAIPGLLQDVGERLGLSSARVYVADLQQRDLVALLAPEQARVSGADGAAAAPETLPVDNSLAGRAYRTETTQLSRPEAGASEQTAWIPVVDGIGRLGVLRVTAPELDAPLLRRCEALADLLAMILAAKQPYSDLLAQTMRTRPMSLQAELLWAFLPPRTIGTAAVTSSAILEPAYDVGGDAYDHSLAGDDLHLTLLDAMGHDLASGGCSATALAACRASRRAGGRLDDIAVEIDSTLDRWIPGRLLTCVIADLDTRTGRLDWINCGHPPPLLIRDRRVVTGALDRAPHPSLGLTGYDIPPPPVHSTQLQPGDRLLLFTDGVTDARSAAGELFGEQRLADAVVRALTDGLPAPEALRRLIQQILVHQDQRLNDDATLLLTEWHPPEP from the coding sequence GTGCCAGTGGAGAACGACACCCTGGGCTCCGTCCTGGCCGATGTGCTGGCCTCGTCCCACCGCCTCGCGCTCCCCGCGATCCCCGGCCTCCTGCAGGACGTGGGTGAGCGACTGGGGCTGTCCAGCGCCCGCGTGTACGTGGCCGATCTGCAGCAGCGCGATCTGGTCGCGCTGCTCGCTCCCGAGCAGGCGCGGGTCTCCGGCGCCGACGGCGCGGCCGCGGCCCCGGAGACCCTGCCCGTCGACAACTCGCTCGCCGGACGCGCCTACCGCACCGAGACCACCCAGCTGAGCCGGCCGGAGGCCGGGGCCTCCGAGCAGACGGCCTGGATCCCGGTGGTGGACGGCATCGGCCGGCTGGGGGTGCTGCGGGTGACCGCGCCGGAACTCGACGCGCCGCTCCTGCGCCGGTGCGAGGCCCTCGCCGACCTGCTCGCCATGATCCTGGCGGCGAAGCAGCCGTACAGCGATCTCCTGGCCCAGACCATGCGCACCCGGCCGATGAGCCTTCAGGCCGAGCTGCTGTGGGCGTTCCTGCCGCCGCGCACCATCGGCACCGCGGCGGTGACCTCGAGCGCCATCCTGGAACCCGCGTACGACGTGGGCGGGGACGCGTACGACCACAGCCTGGCCGGCGACGATCTGCACCTGACGCTGCTGGACGCCATGGGTCACGATCTCGCGTCCGGCGGCTGCAGTGCCACGGCGCTGGCCGCCTGCCGGGCCTCCCGGCGCGCGGGCGGCCGCCTCGACGACATCGCCGTGGAGATCGACAGCACTTTGGACCGCTGGATCCCCGGTCGGCTGCTGACCTGTGTGATCGCCGACCTGGACACGAGGACCGGCCGGCTCGACTGGATCAACTGCGGCCATCCTCCCCCGCTGCTGATCCGTGACCGCCGCGTCGTGACCGGCGCACTCGACCGCGCCCCCCATCCGTCCCTCGGGCTCACCGGTTACGACATTCCACCGCCGCCCGTCCACAGCACCCAGCTGCAGCCCGGCGACCGGCTGCTGCTGTTCACCGACGGCGTCACCGACGCCCGCTCCGCCGCCGGTGAGCTGTTCGGCGAACAGCGTCTGGCCGACGCTGTCGTACGTGCCCTGACCGACGGGCTCCCCGCGCCCGAGGCCCTGCGCCGTCTGATCCAGCAGATCCTGGTGCACCAGGACCAGCGCCTGAACGACGACGCGACCCTCCTCCTCACTGAATGGCACCCGCCGGAGCCCTGA
- a CDS encoding class II glutamine amidotransferase, which translates to MCRWLAYSGSPLLLDTVLYRPEHSLINQSLHARMGVESTNGDGFGVGWYGSDGDGTPAVFRDVGPAWNNRNLQELASHVRSSLFFAHVRASTGSAVQQTNCHPFRHGRWLWMHNGAIADFPRLQRDLCMAVDPVLFPFMEGSTDSEVMFYLAVTFGLDQDVPGAVARMAGLVESLGARHGVPEPLQMTVAVSDGERVWAFRYSSQGKSRSLFYSSRAETVRRLHPELEYLRELSDRTRLVVSEPLGDLPGVWNELPESSYAVIPSSSAADYVPFSPG; encoded by the coding sequence ATGTGCCGCTGGCTCGCCTACTCCGGTTCGCCCCTCCTGCTCGACACCGTGCTCTACCGTCCGGAGCACTCCCTGATCAACCAGAGCCTCCATGCGCGGATGGGGGTCGAGTCGACCAACGGCGACGGCTTCGGCGTCGGCTGGTACGGCTCCGACGGCGACGGTACACCGGCGGTCTTCCGCGATGTCGGACCGGCGTGGAACAACCGCAATCTGCAAGAGCTCGCGTCGCACGTCCGCTCTTCCCTGTTCTTCGCCCACGTCCGCGCGTCCACCGGCTCCGCGGTCCAGCAGACGAACTGCCATCCCTTCCGCCACGGTCGCTGGCTGTGGATGCACAACGGGGCCATCGCGGACTTCCCCCGGCTGCAGCGGGACCTGTGCATGGCCGTCGACCCGGTGCTCTTCCCCTTCATGGAAGGATCGACGGACTCCGAGGTGATGTTCTACCTGGCGGTCACCTTCGGCCTCGACCAGGACGTCCCGGGAGCGGTCGCCCGCATGGCCGGCCTGGTCGAGAGCCTCGGCGCGCGGCACGGCGTGCCGGAGCCCCTGCAGATGACGGTGGCCGTGAGCGACGGGGAGCGCGTCTGGGCCTTCCGCTACTCCAGCCAGGGAAAGTCCCGCTCCCTCTTCTACAGCAGCAGGGCCGAGACCGTCCGGCGCCTCCACCCCGAGCTGGAGTATCTGAGGGAGCTCTCCGACAGGACCCGCCTCGTGGTCTCCGAGCCCCTGGGAGACCTGCCGGGCGTGTGGAACGAGCTGCCCGAGTCCAGCTACGCCGTCATACCTTCCAGCTCGGCGGCGGACTACGTGCCGTTCTCCCCGGGCTGA
- a CDS encoding LLM class F420-dependent oxidoreductase produces the protein MVRIGYTMMTEQAGPRDLVDHVVGAERAGFDFAVISDHSFPWLEAQGHAPYAWSVLGAAAQATSRIPLMTYVTCPTFRYHPAVVAQKAATMQLLSQGRFRLGLGSGENLNEHIVGAGWPAAHVRLEMLEESVEIIRALFAGGNVSHHGRHFDVENARLWDLPDEPPPIGIAASGDRSCELAGLHGDLLVATEPKRELVTAFGAYGGAGKPCVGQLPVSYDPDRAAAVARAHDQFRWALGGWKVNAELPGPAGFAQASQHTRPEDVADAIPCGDDVDAFVDAVRPYSDAGFTEIALVQVGGDRQRPFLDWAETKLLPALREL, from the coding sequence ATGGTGCGAATCGGATACACGATGATGACCGAGCAGGCCGGACCGCGGGATCTGGTCGACCATGTGGTGGGAGCGGAACGGGCGGGGTTCGACTTCGCCGTGATCTCCGACCACTCCTTCCCCTGGCTGGAGGCCCAGGGGCACGCGCCGTACGCGTGGAGCGTGCTGGGCGCCGCCGCGCAGGCGACCTCCCGGATCCCGCTCATGACGTACGTGACCTGCCCGACCTTCCGCTACCACCCCGCGGTGGTCGCGCAGAAGGCGGCCACGATGCAGCTCCTGTCCCAGGGGCGCTTCCGGCTGGGCCTGGGGTCGGGCGAGAACCTCAACGAGCACATCGTCGGCGCGGGCTGGCCCGCCGCCCACGTCCGCCTGGAGATGCTCGAAGAATCGGTGGAGATCATCCGTGCGCTGTTCGCCGGCGGGAACGTCAGCCACCACGGCCGCCACTTCGACGTCGAGAACGCCAGGCTCTGGGACCTCCCCGACGAGCCGCCCCCGATCGGGATCGCCGCCTCCGGAGACCGCTCCTGCGAGCTCGCCGGACTCCACGGCGACCTGCTCGTCGCCACCGAGCCGAAGCGGGAGCTGGTGACCGCGTTCGGCGCGTACGGAGGGGCCGGCAAGCCGTGTGTCGGTCAGCTCCCGGTCTCGTACGACCCCGATCGCGCGGCGGCGGTGGCCCGGGCGCACGACCAGTTCCGCTGGGCCCTCGGGGGCTGGAAGGTCAACGCCGAACTTCCCGGCCCCGCGGGCTTCGCACAGGCCTCGCAGCACACCAGGCCGGAGGACGTCGCGGACGCCATCCCCTGCGGTGACGACGTGGACGCCTTCGTCGACGCGGTACGCCCCTACAGCGACGCGGGATTCACCGAGATCGCCCTGGTCCAGGTGGGCGGTGACCGACAGCGACCCTTCCTGGACTGGGCGGAGACGAAGCTGCTGCCGGCCCTGCGAGAGCTGTGA